One region of uncultured Sulfurimonas sp. genomic DNA includes:
- a CDS encoding c-type cytochrome: MFKLDRKLIISASAVTIATLFTAGCMGNTTPDNAKSASNSELASIKTSAIVDIAGGVVYPIENGKTGPYYVNEKALNTSMFQGRAPTANELKAWDKDIQAGGKGLPEGEGSVSDGEELYEAQCVMCHGDFGSGGGGYPALSKGNAYEGFKTLTNNRWKDPDADGPSRFFGSYWPEASTMWWYIKDGMPHTKSKTLTDDETYALTAYMLAINELKVDGEVVDDDFVLTKENFSKIEMPNKDGFEPNVRGPKALEDVRAYYAVPENFGAKKVKEEERCMTNCQDTTNIARVENGGISEFLPPMSVERSLPVAEKKALDVQKEYAASCAMCHDSYLAPGSSEWSSMTGKGMEAVLANAIKGTANGMPANGGTNLDKEDMKTMVNYIVTGK; the protein is encoded by the coding sequence ATGTTCAAATTAGATCGTAAATTAATAATCTCTGCTTCAGCAGTAACAATAGCTACACTTTTTACAGCAGGCTGTATGGGAAATACAACTCCTGATAATGCAAAATCAGCTAGCAATAGTGAATTGGCATCTATTAAAACTTCTGCTATAGTAGATATAGCAGGTGGCGTTGTTTATCCTATTGAAAATGGTAAAACTGGACCATACTATGTTAATGAAAAAGCTTTAAATACAAGTATGTTTCAAGGTCGTGCACCAACAGCAAATGAATTAAAAGCTTGGGATAAAGATATTCAAGCTGGTGGAAAAGGTTTACCTGAGGGCGAAGGCTCTGTTTCTGATGGTGAAGAGTTATACGAAGCACAATGTGTTATGTGTCATGGTGACTTTGGTTCAGGTGGTGGTGGATATCCAGCACTCTCTAAAGGTAATGCTTATGAAGGTTTTAAAACACTAACAAACAATAGATGGAAAGATCCAGATGCAGATGGTCCATCTCGCTTTTTTGGTTCATACTGGCCAGAAGCTAGTACAATGTGGTGGTACATCAAAGATGGTATGCCTCATACAAAATCTAAAACTTTAACTGATGATGAAACTTATGCATTAACTGCATATATGCTAGCAATTAATGAGTTAAAAGTTGATGGCGAAGTTGTAGATGATGATTTTGTTTTAACTAAAGAAAATTTCTCTAAAATTGAGATGCCAAATAAAGATGGTTTTGAGCCAAATGTAAGAGGACCAAAAGCATTGGAAGATGTTCGTGCTTACTACGCAGTACCTGAAAATTTTGGTGCTAAAAAAGTAAAAGAAGAAGAGCGTTGTATGACAAACTGTCAAGATACTACAAATATAGCTCGTGTAGAAAATGGTGGTATTAGTGAGTTTTTACCTCCTATGTCAGTTGAGAGAAGCTTACCTGTAGCTGAGAAAAAAGCACTTGATGTTCAAAAAGAGTATGCAGCAAGTTGTGCAATGTGCCATGACAGTTACTTAGCTCCTGGAAGTTCTGAATGGAGTAGTATGACTGGTAAAGGTATGGAAGCTGTTCTTGCAAATGCTATTAAAGGTACTGCTAATGGTATGCCTGCTAATGGTGGTACAAATTTAGATAAAGAAGATATGAAAACTATGGTAAACTACATAGTTACTGGTAAATAA
- the rnc gene encoding ribonuclease III: MSANIETLEKTLGYVFKDKELIIEALTHKSYKQPYDNERLEFLGDAVLDLIVGEYLFNKFKKSDEGKLSKIRASLVNETGFDKLARSLNLGDYIFLSNAEQNNGGREKPSLLSNAFEAVIGAIYLEAGLSQAQKIAIELIEKNHKEISLDSLFRDFKTTLQELTQARFGITPEYKVVASRGPDHKKEFEVAVFIEDKEYARSSGKSKKIAQQESAKKAVEMLKKEM; encoded by the coding sequence ATGAGTGCAAATATAGAGACTTTAGAAAAAACTCTAGGATATGTGTTTAAAGACAAAGAGCTCATTATCGAAGCGCTGACGCATAAAAGTTATAAACAGCCCTACGATAATGAGCGATTAGAATTTTTAGGCGATGCGGTTTTGGATCTTATTGTTGGAGAGTATCTCTTCAATAAGTTTAAAAAATCTGATGAGGGTAAACTCTCTAAAATAAGAGCTTCACTTGTTAATGAAACAGGTTTTGATAAGTTGGCAAGATCACTAAATCTTGGAGATTATATCTTTTTGTCAAATGCTGAGCAAAACAATGGAGGAAGAGAAAAACCATCTCTTCTTTCAAATGCATTTGAAGCAGTAATAGGTGCTATATACTTAGAAGCTGGTTTATCACAAGCACAAAAAATAGCGATAGAACTTATAGAAAAAAATCATAAAGAGATATCACTTGATTCTTTGTTCCGTGATTTTAAAACTACTCTTCAAGAGCTAACACAAGCACGATTTGGAATTACTCCAGAGTATAAAGTGGTAGCTAGTCGTGGACCTGACCATAAAAAAGAGTTTGAAGTAGCTGTATTTATAGAAGATAAAGAGTACGCTAGAAGCTCTGGTAAAAGTAAAAAGATAGCACAACAAGAATCAGCTAAAAAAGCTGTAGAGATGCTAAAGAAGGAAATGTAA
- the aroC gene encoding chorismate synthase codes for MNSFGMKLRYSTFGESHGKAIGCLLDGVPAGLDIDEEYIQSELDRRKPGKSEFETARKEADAVEILSGVFEGKSTGTPIAMVIYNTNQKSKDYTNIKDVFRPGHADFTYFHKYGIRDYRGGGRSSARETAARVAAGAIAKLMLKELNIEVLSGISEVAGIKGEVFDYEKAKSSIIYALDANKEQAQKEAILKAKNNHDSVGGVSRVVVKGAPVGLGQPLYYKLDGVLADAMMGLNAVKAVEIGDGVLSASTLGSQNNDEIRANGFESNHSGGILGGISNGEDIVMNVYFKPTPSIFKEQHTVTTTNEEVDFSLKGRHDPCVAIRGTVVCEAMAALVIADMLLLNMGSKMDGVVKYYE; via the coding sequence GTGAATAGTTTTGGTATGAAGTTGCGTTATAGTACTTTTGGCGAATCACATGGAAAAGCTATAGGGTGTTTGCTTGATGGTGTTCCAGCTGGTTTAGATATAGATGAAGAGTATATTCAGAGTGAACTAGATCGTAGAAAACCGGGTAAAAGTGAGTTTGAGACTGCAAGAAAAGAAGCAGATGCTGTAGAGATTTTAAGTGGTGTTTTTGAGGGTAAAAGTACAGGTACACCTATAGCGATGGTTATTTACAATACAAATCAAAAATCAAAAGACTACACAAATATAAAAGATGTTTTTCGTCCAGGTCATGCTGATTTTACATACTTTCATAAGTATGGCATTAGAGATTATCGCGGTGGTGGTAGAAGCTCTGCTAGAGAGACAGCAGCTAGAGTCGCAGCTGGAGCTATTGCAAAACTGATGTTAAAAGAGCTTAATATTGAAGTTCTTAGTGGTATAAGTGAAGTTGCTGGTATAAAGGGTGAAGTTTTTGATTATGAAAAAGCAAAGAGTAGCATCATATATGCATTAGATGCTAACAAAGAACAAGCGCAAAAAGAAGCAATACTAAAAGCTAAAAATAATCACGATTCAGTTGGTGGTGTTTCAAGAGTTGTTGTTAAAGGTGCTCCAGTTGGATTGGGTCAACCTTTATATTATAAACTTGATGGGGTTTTAGCAGATGCTATGATGGGATTAAATGCTGTAAAAGCTGTTGAAATTGGAGATGGTGTCCTTAGTGCATCTACGCTTGGTTCACAAAACAATGATGAGATAAGAGCAAATGGCTTTGAGTCAAATCATTCAGGTGGGATACTTGGTGGCATCTCTAATGGTGAAGATATAGTTATGAATGTCTATTTTAAGCCAACTCCTTCTATCTTTAAAGAACAACATACAGTTACAACAACAAACGAAGAAGTTGACTTCTCTTTAAAAGGAAGACATGACCCATGTGTAGCTATAAGAGGCACAGTTGTTTGTGAAGCAATGGCGGCTTTAGTTATAGCAGATATGTTACTTTTAAATATGGGTTCAAAAATGGATGGAGTAGTGAAGTATTATGAGTAA
- the soxC gene encoding sulfite dehydrogenase, translating into MDKKSKKDLEVSDRRDFFKKTAALGVTALAGTSLVASQDDNAIVHHPKWGQVWGDPVTKNRYGVPSAYEHNNTRRNTKLLASGNYRASIAVTPIHESEGIITPNGLFFSRAHGGVAHVDPNEFRLMIHGLVEKPIVLTLEQLKRYPSVTRTHFIECPANGGQEWRGPQFNSLQFAKGFMSCAEWTGVYIKTILKDLGIKPNAQWMLAEGSDNSEMGRTVPMDKVLDDAMIVWGQNGEALRPEQGYPARLLLPGWEGNLCVKWLKRLEFSDEPWFAKEETSRYTALKPSGKAIQHFYANEVNSTVVKPSPEKPWTDLEDGTMIEIEGLAWSGMGTITRVDLSFDGGNNYVEASLKGLVLPKCWTRWSYMHKYKKGEKLLLTSRSMDDAGYIQPTVNEEVALMGVESIYHRNGVETWEVNEKGEVNHVQIRS; encoded by the coding sequence ATGGATAAAAAATCTAAAAAAGATTTAGAAGTATCTGATAGAAGAGACTTTTTTAAAAAAACTGCTGCTCTTGGTGTAACAGCATTGGCTGGAACAAGCCTTGTTGCTTCACAAGATGATAATGCAATTGTACATCATCCTAAGTGGGGACAAGTTTGGGGTGATCCTGTAACTAAAAATCGTTATGGTGTGCCATCAGCTTATGAGCATAACAATACAAGAAGAAATACTAAACTACTAGCATCTGGTAACTATAGAGCTTCTATTGCAGTTACTCCGATTCACGAATCAGAAGGTATCATTACTCCAAATGGTCTTTTCTTTTCTCGTGCTCATGGTGGTGTAGCACATGTTGATCCAAATGAGTTTCGTTTGATGATTCACGGTTTGGTTGAAAAACCTATAGTTCTAACATTGGAGCAATTAAAACGTTATCCTAGTGTAACTCGTACTCACTTTATTGAGTGCCCTGCAAATGGTGGACAAGAGTGGCGTGGACCACAATTTAATTCACTTCAGTTTGCTAAAGGTTTTATGAGTTGTGCAGAGTGGACAGGTGTTTATATCAAAACAATTTTAAAAGATTTAGGTATTAAGCCAAATGCACAATGGATGCTAGCTGAGGGAAGTGATAACTCTGAAATGGGTCGTACAGTTCCAATGGATAAAGTTCTTGATGATGCCATGATTGTTTGGGGACAAAATGGTGAAGCACTTCGTCCAGAACAAGGTTATCCAGCTCGTCTTCTTCTTCCAGGATGGGAAGGAAACTTATGTGTAAAATGGTTGAAACGTTTAGAATTCTCTGATGAGCCATGGTTTGCTAAAGAAGAGACTTCAAGATATACAGCTCTTAAACCAAGCGGTAAAGCAATTCAGCACTTTTATGCAAATGAAGTTAACTCAACTGTTGTTAAACCATCACCAGAGAAACCTTGGACTGATTTAGAAGATGGAACTATGATTGAGATTGAAGGTTTAGCTTGGTCAGGTATGGGAACTATTACTCGTGTGGATTTATCTTTTGATGGTGGTAACAACTATGTAGAAGCAAGTCTAAAAGGTCTTGTTTTACCTAAATGTTGGACTCGTTGGAGCTATATGCATAAATATAAAAAAGGTGAGAAGCTTTTACTTACATCTCGTTCTATGGATGATGCAGGTTATATTCAGCCAACTGTTAATGAGGAAGTTGCATTAATGGGTGTTGAATCAATCTATCACAGAAATGGTGTAGAAACTTGGGAAGTAAATGAAAAAGGAGAGGTAAACCATGTTCAAATTAGATCGTAA
- a CDS encoding DUF6781 family protein produces the protein MDLDKLKSDLNDSYNHRFRSIDKRVAEAISQLSGELNIDFNKLNLNEIKTITTTILDIETKSLNDDVASLLAQKDIIERSLEKKAYQLQEAKYAVFNVIEEHLSDKQDVLSKIHQVKLQSIDLYDILSETVESAIITALEKESDGDIKETTQEVIKDITFEAIKEGSLNTIRIRKILSTILQSAIDVAEATPNRAQDILNATLHGMRSGLVQSIDRFKKRLAYMPVEAKHILIEDYDTIMEDLNQTDTLFSQVVHTQASENTQDIRKLLLDINKNMHYDLEELVNISKETADIMRAKFSSFAKTAVKRADSALKSQKAQEAKRMGKQAWGVAKTALGSAIKTAKGAMDNKDLKK, from the coding sequence ATGGACTTAGATAAATTAAAAAGCGATTTAAACGACTCTTATAACCATAGATTTAGAAGTATAGATAAAAGAGTAGCTGAAGCTATATCTCAACTAAGTGGTGAATTAAATATTGATTTTAATAAACTAAACCTAAATGAGATAAAAACCATAACTACAACTATCTTAGACATAGAAACAAAATCACTTAATGATGATGTAGCATCTCTACTAGCTCAAAAAGATATTATAGAAAGAAGTTTAGAGAAAAAAGCTTATCAACTTCAAGAAGCAAAATATGCTGTTTTTAATGTTATTGAAGAGCATCTAAGCGATAAACAAGATGTGCTATCTAAAATTCATCAAGTTAAACTACAATCAATCGATCTCTATGATATCTTAAGCGAAACAGTTGAATCTGCGATTATTACCGCACTTGAGAAAGAGAGTGATGGAGATATAAAAGAGACTACACAAGAAGTTATTAAAGATATAACTTTCGAAGCTATAAAAGAGGGTTCTCTAAACACAATCAGAATCAGAAAAATACTCTCAACAATTTTACAATCAGCTATAGATGTTGCAGAAGCTACACCAAACAGAGCTCAAGATATACTCAATGCTACTCTTCATGGTATGAGAAGCGGTCTTGTACAATCCATAGATAGATTTAAAAAGCGTTTAGCTTATATGCCTGTTGAAGCTAAACATATCCTCATAGAAGACTATGATACAATCATGGAAGATTTAAATCAAACAGATACTCTTTTTTCACAAGTGGTTCATACGCAAGCTAGCGAAAATACTCAAGATATAAGAAAACTTCTTCTTGATATAAATAAAAATATGCATTATGACCTAGAAGAATTGGTAAATATATCAAAAGAGACAGCAGATATAATGAGAGCAAAATTTTCATCTTTTGCCAAAACAGCTGTAAAAAGAGCCGATAGTGCATTAAAATCCCAAAAGGCACAAGAAGCTAAGCGAATGGGCAAACAAGCTTGGGGAGTGGCTAAAACAGCTTTAGGTAGTGCTATAAAAACCGCTAAAGGTGCAATGGATAATAAAGATTTAAAAAAATAG
- the rnhA gene encoding ribonuclease HI, whose amino-acid sequence MKKITLFSDGSALGNPGPGGYGVILRYGDKEREIVGSEAHTTNNRMELLGVIEGLRALSEKCEVDVISDSSYVVKGINEWLSNWIKRDFKKVKNPDLWRAYIEVSKGHKINAIWVRGHDGHEENERCDKLARDEAEKIKALL is encoded by the coding sequence GTGAAGAAAATAACTCTTTTCAGTGATGGAAGTGCTTTAGGAAATCCTGGACCTGGTGGTTATGGAGTTATCCTTAGATACGGGGATAAAGAGAGAGAAATAGTAGGCTCAGAAGCTCATACAACTAACAACAGAATGGAACTTTTGGGAGTTATAGAAGGTCTTAGGGCTTTGAGTGAAAAATGTGAGGTTGATGTTATTTCAGACTCTTCTTATGTTGTAAAAGGCATAAATGAGTGGTTGTCAAATTGGATAAAAAGAGATTTTAAAAAGGTAAAGAATCCTGATCTTTGGAGAGCATACATAGAAGTTTCAAAAGGGCATAAGATAAATGCTATCTGGGTTAGAGGTCATGATGGACATGAAGAAAATGAGAGATGCGATAAATTAGCACGTGATGAGGCTGAAAAAATTAAAGCTTTGCTTTAG
- a CDS encoding thiosulfate oxidation carrier protein SoxY: protein MDRRNFLSFTLGSLALAVLPASVKAEDYRKLKPTVWTAHTVEDAIKNLYGSTTLIEKGVKLKTPDVAANGGAIPVDFSTKIPAKTVAVFQDANPEAAVVVYDVGPYDMTDYSIKIKMGKPGTITVVVEGQDGKLYAAKKSLDVAKGGCEG from the coding sequence ATGGATAGAAGAAATTTTTTAAGTTTTACACTTGGTTCATTAGCATTAGCAGTTTTGCCTGCTAGTGTTAAAGCTGAAGATTATAGAAAGTTAAAACCAACAGTATGGACAGCACATACAGTTGAAGATGCTATAAAGAACCTTTATGGCTCAACAACTTTAATAGAAAAAGGTGTTAAATTAAAAACACCAGATGTAGCTGCGAATGGTGGGGCGATTCCAGTTGATTTTTCAACTAAAATCCCAGCTAAAACAGTGGCTGTATTTCAAGATGCAAATCCTGAAGCTGCTGTTGTTGTATATGACGTAGGTCCTTATGATATGACTGATTACTCAATTAAGATTAAAATGGGTAAACCAGGAACTATTACTGTAGTTGTTGAGGGACAAGATGGCAAGCTGTATGCTGCTAAGAAATCTCTAGATGTTGCAAAAGGTGGATGTGAAGGTTAA
- a CDS encoding MOSC domain-containing protein, translating to MSNVVQGSVLELFISPRDKKNRENKKALVLEKNGVIEDKFYGKNIQRSVLITSMKSYELAKNNGIDAPLSSLGENILIDISPYGLLPGDQLKIGEVVLEITHNCTICNSLSKVDAKLPKLLENDRGIFAKTIIEGRINIGDRVEF from the coding sequence ATGTCAAATGTTGTACAGGGAAGTGTGCTAGAACTATTTATATCACCAAGAGATAAAAAAAATAGAGAAAATAAAAAAGCTTTAGTTTTAGAAAAAAATGGTGTTATTGAAGACAAGTTTTATGGTAAAAATATTCAAAGATCAGTTTTGATTACATCTATGAAAAGTTACGAATTAGCAAAAAACAACGGTATAGATGCACCTTTGAGTTCACTTGGAGAAAATATTTTAATAGATATTAGTCCATATGGTTTACTTCCTGGGGATCAACTTAAAATTGGCGAAGTAGTATTAGAAATAACACATAATTGTACTATCTGCAATAGTTTGTCAAAAGTTGATGCAAAATTACCAAAGTTATTAGAAAATGATAGAGGAATTTTTGCTAAAACTATTATAGAGGGTAGAATTAACATAGGCGACAGAGTAGAATTTTAA
- a CDS encoding tetratricopeptide repeat protein produces MNTFFIEFRDPLFGIIIFFVLVFIIAFFSYWWARFRTKEDYRHLDKFLRQFRSLPSKSELKILITKGELSEKSWLLLAHSYFKNGDYEKSIEIYNELLKVGNKENYRDTLFLLGRTYFKAGFLERAKEIFLRILQNNPRTPQALHYLLLVYEHMREYDLALEVLEPLDELQKDIQRDSAYLKILALLNDSKITMNERLNRLVDAYKKEHKLSYMTFEYLFRVNPTLAWENFDSSKSEMLTDILWQVDKKDLNLDIIMQNGYLRELYTARGDIDMAKNSSVFEFDVLINLDKSVNATLSFEYVCDNCKVVYPFAFNRCSSCHAIDTSRIEMSLVKDYHRNFSEENNSFQ; encoded by the coding sequence ATGAATACATTTTTTATAGAGTTTCGTGATCCTCTTTTTGGGATAATTATATTTTTTGTTCTTGTTTTTATTATCGCTTTTTTTTCTTATTGGTGGGCTAGATTTAGAACAAAAGAAGATTATAGACATTTAGATAAGTTTCTTAGACAGTTTCGTTCATTACCGTCTAAGAGTGAATTGAAAATACTTATAACAAAAGGTGAACTGTCTGAAAAGTCTTGGCTTTTACTTGCACACTCTTACTTTAAAAATGGCGATTACGAAAAGAGCATAGAGATATACAACGAGCTTTTAAAAGTAGGAAATAAAGAAAACTACAGAGATACACTCTTTCTTTTGGGTAGAACTTATTTTAAAGCTGGATTTTTAGAAAGAGCAAAAGAGATATTTTTAAGAATCTTACAAAATAATCCAAGAACACCACAAGCACTTCACTATTTGCTTCTTGTTTATGAGCACATGAGAGAGTATGATTTGGCTCTTGAAGTTTTAGAACCTTTAGATGAGTTGCAAAAAGACATACAGCGAGATAGTGCTTATTTAAAAATACTTGCGCTTTTAAATGACTCTAAAATCACAATGAATGAGAGATTAAACAGACTTGTAGATGCTTACAAAAAAGAGCATAAACTTAGTTATATGACTTTTGAATATCTTTTTCGTGTAAATCCAACTCTTGCTTGGGAAAATTTTGATAGTTCTAAGAGTGAGATGCTAACAGATATTCTTTGGCAGGTAGATAAAAAAGATTTGAATTTAGATATAATTATGCAAAATGGCTATTTAAGGGAACTATACACCGCTAGAGGTGATATTGATATGGCGAAAAATAGTTCTGTTTTTGAATTTGATGTATTGATAAACTTAGACAAAAGTGTAAATGCAACGCTTAGTTTTGAATATGTTTGTGATAATTGTAAGGTGGTTTATCCTTTTGCCTTTAATAGATGCAGTAGTTGTCATGCCATCGATACTTCACGTATTGAGATGAGTTTAGTCAAAGATTATCATAGGAATTTTAGTGAAGAAAATAACTCTTTTCAGTGA
- a CDS encoding thioredoxin fold domain-containing protein — protein MNKFIYFFLIVLLFYTPLSARNIDINKLINSATKTDKHLLVWFHKTDCGYCDSMKEFTLDDKTVKTLVKKKFLFVHINVYEKDRVRYKDFVGSGRDFAKFLGFDFYPTSLFFDNSNDVIYKAVGYHDEIEFHQVLKFIETKSYLKMDYETFENDYDFKKDL, from the coding sequence ATGAATAAGTTTATTTATTTTTTTCTTATTGTTTTACTCTTTTATACTCCATTATCCGCAAGAAATATTGATATAAATAAATTGATAAATAGTGCTACTAAAACAGATAAGCATCTGTTGGTATGGTTTCATAAAACCGATTGTGGTTATTGTGATAGTATGAAAGAGTTTACACTTGATGATAAAACTGTAAAAACTTTAGTTAAGAAAAAGTTTCTTTTTGTACATATAAATGTGTATGAAAAAGATAGAGTAAGATATAAAGATTTTGTAGGTAGTGGAAGAGACTTTGCAAAGTTTTTAGGTTTTGATTTTTATCCAACATCATTATTTTTTGATAATAGCAATGATGTAATATACAAAGCAGTAGGTTACCATGATGAAATTGAGTTTCATCAGGTTTTAAAGTTTATTGAAACAAAGTCATATTTGAAAATGGATTATGAAACATTTGAAAATGATTATGACTTTAAGAAAGATTTATAG
- the moaC gene encoding cyclic pyranopterin monophosphate synthase MoaC — protein sequence MNLTHLDENQRPKMVDVSDKSQTTRVAVASGTIQMSQDAYDAIVSEATKKGPVVQTAVIAAIMGTKRTSDLIPMCHPLNLSGINCDVEELPELPGFKLIVTAKLTGQTGVEMEALTGTSVGLLTIYDMVKAIDKGMIIKNVQLEEKSGGKSGDFKR from the coding sequence ATGAACCTAACTCACCTAGATGAAAATCAAAGACCTAAAATGGTAGATGTGTCTGACAAAAGTCAAACAACAAGAGTTGCAGTAGCATCTGGAACTATACAAATGAGCCAAGATGCTTACGATGCAATTGTAAGTGAAGCTACAAAAAAAGGTCCTGTTGTTCAAACAGCCGTTATTGCGGCAATTATGGGTACAAAAAGAACAAGTGATCTTATTCCAATGTGCCACCCACTAAATCTTAGCGGAATAAACTGCGATGTTGAAGAGTTACCTGAACTTCCTGGATTTAAACTTATAGTTACAGCAAAGCTTACAGGTCAAACTGGTGTTGAAATGGAAGCTTTAACAGGAACAAGTGTTGGTCTTTTAACTATTTATGATATGGTAAAAGCTATAGACAAAGGTATGATTATAAAAAATGTACAGCTTGAAGAAAAATCAGGAGGAAAAAGTGGAGATTTTAAACGATAG
- the soxZ gene encoding thiosulfate oxidation carrier complex protein SoxZ, whose product MKVKAKLKKGVIKVKAMAKHDMTTYNQAEKKTGNKDDANFITHISGEINGKTVIDMSTSQFLSKNPIFKFKIKGDEFKKGDELKMSWVDLKGKTGKGKGKLK is encoded by the coding sequence ATGAAAGTAAAAGCAAAATTAAAAAAAGGTGTAATCAAAGTTAAAGCTATGGCTAAGCATGACATGACTACATACAATCAAGCTGAGAAAAAAACTGGTAACAAAGATGACGCAAACTTTATTACACATATTAGCGGAGAGATTAATGGTAAAACTGTAATTGATATGTCAACAAGTCAGTTTTTATCAAAAAATCCTATTTTTAAATTCAAAATCAAAGGTGATGAGTTTAAAAAAGGTGATGAGTTAAAAATGAGTTGGGTAGATCTTAAAGGTAAAACAGGTAAAGGCAAAGGTAAACTTAAATAG
- a CDS encoding DUF302 domain-containing protein: MKLKNIIAIFAVLAVITTSAFAKDPQNVQIFTSKNSDGKITPKTIGAAFNANNLKIGGNNDMNKPFKLRFNKVNYETYNLAMFRNDKLTIKLVQKYPRFGRLVPLTMAIWSDGDTMNIATLTLEGLARTAELPVNDPDLIEYSKMITKALKASMPNGSFKDLNHKILDAKSTYEINFTAELDEDTDADSWRDDFESEFEGEMEPIGFLFPNYTNLNEELLDAAGVDDFDFYITYSICKFDVIFPVSKERPEAGAYAPCSMYAYKKKDEDEVHIGYLGVNNWIKTLNITDEHSITQLKNAEGMINKILTELTE, translated from the coding sequence ATGAAGTTAAAAAACATAATCGCAATTTTTGCAGTATTGGCGGTAATTACAACATCTGCATTTGCTAAAGATCCACAAAATGTTCAAATTTTTACATCTAAAAATAGTGATGGAAAAATAACTCCAAAAACTATTGGCGCAGCATTTAATGCAAACAATCTTAAAATCGGTGGAAACAATGATATGAATAAACCTTTTAAATTAAGATTTAATAAGGTGAATTACGAAACATACAATTTAGCTATGTTTCGTAATGATAAATTAACTATCAAACTCGTTCAAAAGTATCCTCGTTTTGGTAGATTAGTACCTCTAACTATGGCAATATGGTCTGATGGTGATACTATGAATATAGCTACATTAACTTTAGAGGGTTTAGCAAGAACAGCTGAGCTTCCTGTTAATGATCCAGATTTGATTGAATACTCTAAAATGATTACAAAAGCTTTAAAAGCATCTATGCCTAATGGTAGCTTTAAAGATTTAAATCACAAGATATTAGATGCAAAATCAACTTATGAGATAAACTTTACAGCTGAACTTGATGAAGATACTGATGCTGATAGTTGGCGTGATGATTTTGAGAGTGAGTTTGAAGGCGAGATGGAACCTATAGGATTTTTATTTCCAAACTATACAAATTTAAATGAAGAGTTATTAGATGCAGCAGGTGTTGATGACTTTGATTTTTATATTACTTATTCTATTTGTAAGTTTGATGTAATATTTCCAGTATCAAAAGAGAGACCAGAAGCGGGTGCTTATGCTCCATGTTCAATGTATGCTTATAAGAAAAAAGATGAAGATGAAGTTCATATTGGTTACTTAGGCGTTAATAACTGGATTAAAACATTAAATATTACTGATGAACATTCTATTACTCAACTTAAAAATGCAGAGGGAATGATTAATAAAATTTTAACTGAATTAACAGAGTAA
- a CDS encoding DUF493 domain-containing protein, producing MEILNDRKEKLELTYPCSWSYKLIAGEKEALEKAIRDVLDEREHKLAHSKNSKGGKYISMNLDLLVHNEDDRNFIYEALKAHQNIKMVL from the coding sequence GTGGAGATTTTAAACGATAGAAAAGAGAAACTAGAACTAACTTATCCATGTTCATGGTCATATAAACTAATAGCTGGTGAAAAAGAAGCTCTTGAAAAAGCCATCAGAGATGTTTTAGATGAAAGAGAGCATAAATTAGCTCATTCAAAAAACTCAAAAGGTGGAAAATACATAAGCATGAACCTTGATTTACTTGTTCATAATGAAGATGATAGGAACTTTATATATGAAGCTCTAAAAGCACATCAAAACATTAAAATGGTGCTTTAA